DNA from Candidatus Cloacimonas sp.:
GCATTTTACAAAATGCCGTATATAGCTTTATGCCTAAATGCGGATTCTGCTTTATCAATTCCATCAAGTCAAAACGCGAGATAGCATAAACGGAAGTAGTCGTAATGGCTTTGGCAGAACAGCTACGAGTTTCTTCATTGAACATATCAATAATGCCCAAAACCTGGTTCGCTCCAATAATATTATGCCCCGCAGGATAGATGGAACCGTTGGCTTCAATCTTTCCGGAAAGAATGAAATAAACTACTTCCAAAGGATGTCCCTTTTCGTAAAGGACTTCTCCCTCTGCGAAAGTGCGTTTGTGTAAAAAGTTATTTAGTAAATAGAGTTCAAACGAATTCAGCTCGCTTAGGACAGGAAAATTTTTCAAATCCGCATATTTATCAGGTTTTTTCAGGACTTCTTTCAACCAGGCGAAAATATCTTTTAACATCTTTTACCTCAAAGTGTTATTATCATAAACAAGAGGAACGAAGGAACAGCCACCTGCCTCAGCTATTTCTATTCCATCATTGGTTTTATTGATGATATGCAGAACTTGGTAACCGGATTTACCGATGGGAATTGCCAATTTTCCACCTATTGCCAATTGTTCGATTAGGCGAGGGGGAACTTCTTCCGCGGCGGCAGAAACAATTATTTTGTTAAATTCCTTATAAGGCGGATATGCTTTTTCCCAGCCATTATGTCCGTCTCCAATTCTAAAATATATATTTTTGTAGCCGGCATTGCGTAAAATCTTTTGAGCATTTAAAGAAAGTGTTTCCAATCGTTCCACTGAACAGACCTCTTTCACAATTTCGGCAAGCAAGGCGCTTTGATATCCACTTCCAGTTCCAATCTCCAAAACAATGTCGGTGGGTTGTAAATCAAGCAATTGTAACATAATAGCTATCATTAAGGGCTGAGATATGGTTTGCCCGTCTTTGATGGGTAAGGGACGATTTTGATAAGCATATTCGCGACAATCAGTTAGAACATAATCCTCTCTGGGAACTTTGGCGAACGAGGATAAAATGGCTGAAGAAGTAATGCCTGCCAATTTCAGTTCATTTACCAATAGTTGCCGTTGATCTTCAAAACGCATTTTCAGGTCTCTAACTGTAACAAGTTATTTGTTTCCAGCCAATTTAATATGCGGGGGAAACTTTCGCCTTTGGTAAGTTCAAAACCCAAAGGAGTAAGCGAAATATAACCATTGGAAACTGCTTCTGCATCGGTTCCGGATTCATTGTCCCAAACAGGAATATCACCTCCCACTTCATAAGTAAAACTATCGTCTTTTTCTTCCAAAATCTTCACGAAATTATAATACTTACGATGACCCGTGCGAGTTAAACGAATACCTTTGATTGCGTCTATAGGAAGATTGGGTATATTGATATTTAAAACACCAAAGGGTTCTGCCAAATCAGCTATGCC
Protein-coding regions in this window:
- a CDS encoding cyclic nucleotide-binding domain-containing protein — protein: MLKDIFAWLKEVLKKPDKYADLKNFPVLSELNSFELYLLNNFLHKRTFAEGEVLYEKGHPLEVVYFILSGKIEANGSIYPAGHNIIGANQVLGIIDMFNEETRSCSAKAITTTSVYAISRFDLMELIKQNPHLGIKLYTAFCKMLSNYIFKITAKQETAD
- a CDS encoding protein-L-isoaspartate(D-aspartate) O-methyltransferase — translated: MRFEDQRQLLVNELKLAGITSSAILSSFAKVPREDYVLTDCREYAYQNRPLPIKDGQTISQPLMIAIMLQLLDLQPTDIVLEIGTGSGYQSALLAEIVKEVCSVERLETLSLNAQKILRNAGYKNIYFRIGDGHNGWEKAYPPYKEFNKIIVSAAAEEVPPRLIEQLAIGGKLAIPIGKSGYQVLHIINKTNDGIEIAEAGGCSFVPLVYDNNTLR